The Plutella xylostella chromosome 9, ilPluXylo3.1, whole genome shotgun sequence genome has a segment encoding these proteins:
- the LOC105382570 gene encoding zinc finger protein Elbow produces MLTSSNQYLRPDYLSPLPTTLDAKKSPLALLAQTCSAIGADTPNPKLISAAEKASSKKYSDDKSPVVHSPADNKPSFKPYESCLTSREKTRTPEDRASVNAHSKTPVSSKGSAATTPVQARCSSNQSSSSQRTSPPVNRKTPSEKSDERSSPIRGSPAPAKSNSDSSSSTTSSKLPFTPTTLSSSSETKEPSSFKPSIPVSSSAFLGGMPPSGFPMGMDLMTSSLMAAQHHALKNGLNPYLMYARMKAPGSEMGICRDPYCTGCSLSSHLFKSSSCPAGCAQCDHAKTPFSIPGGHPAAAAYAHAQLAALAAASQLPYVCSWMAGDSAYCGKRFSTSDELLQHLRSHTASGETSPSLSMLSATHPLLQRTYPTPPLSPLTPRFHPYSKPSHMMSSPPIPFPLAPHPSLAAYFPSYQLFGPRPLHP; encoded by the exons ATGCTCACCTCAAGCAATCAGTATTTGAGGCCGGATTACCTGTCGCCGTTGCCGACAACG CTCGACGCGAAAAAGAGCCCGCTGGCGCTACTCGCCCAGACTTGCAGTGCGATTGGAGCTGACACGCCGAATCCGAAACTCATttctgcagctgaaaaggcCAGCTCCAAAAAATACTCCGATGATAAATCACCTGTCGTTCATTCACCTGCTGATAATAAACCCAGTTTTAAGCCTTATGAATCGTGCCTGACTTCGAGAGAAAAGACTAGAACACCGGAAGATAGAGCGTCAGTGAATGCTCATTCTAAGACCCCTGTTTCTTCGAAGGGAAGTGCAGCTACTACACCAGTTCAGGCACGATGCAGCAGCAATCAGAGCTCATCCTCTCAGCGCACATCACCCCCTGTGAATAGGAAAACACCATCCGAGAAGTCTGATGAAAGATCCAGTCCGATCCGTGGCTCACCAGCTCCTGCCAAGTCCAATTCTGACTCAAGCAGTTCCACAACTTCATCAAAGTTACCTTTTACACCAACAACATTATCATCAAGTTCAGAAACCAAAGAACCATCGAGCTTCAAACCAAGTATACCAGTATCATCTTCAGCTTTTCTTGGAGGAATGCCTCCAAGTGGATTCCCAATGGGAATGGATCTTATGACAAGCAGTCTTATGGCTGCGCAACATCATGCATTGAAAAATGGGCTTAATCCTTACTTGATGTATGCAAGAATGAAAGCACCTGGAAGTGAAATGGGAATTTGCAGAGACCCTTACTGCACCGGCTGTTCTCTAAGCTCACATCTTTTCAAATCATCCTCATGTCCAGCTGGATGTGCTCAATGTGATCATGCAAAGACGCCATTCTCCATCCCTGGTGGACACCCGGCCGCTGCAGCGTATGCTCACGCTCAACTAGCCGCATTAGCTGCCGCGTCACAGTTGCCTTATGTATGTAGCTGGATGGCAGGTGACTCGGCTTACTGTGGCAAGAGATTCTCAACATCTGACGAGTTACTGCAGCACCTACGGTCGCACACGGCCAGTGGTGAGACAAGTCCCAGTCTCTCTATGTTAAGTGCAACACATCCATTGTTGCAAAGAACTTACCCGACCCCACCGCTGTCGCCACTGACTCCAAGATTCCACCCTTACAGCAAACCCTCACACATGATGTCGTCACCTCCAATACCATTTCCACTCGCTCCGCATCCTTCACTAGCGGCATACTTCCCGTCTTACCAACTGTTTGGTCCTCGGCCGCTGCACCCGTGA